A single genomic interval of Alistipes provencensis harbors:
- a CDS encoding YihY/virulence factor BrkB family protein: protein MKLSEFLTYFTDTIFRRDVNEWRNPVVRWLVQQYRLLFYTARGLLEHGTIVRSAALTFYTLMSLVPIVAVVFAIVKGFGLADGLTENLYALFPQNPEIIDYIVDFAENALARTQGGVVAAVALVMLFWAVIRVFGSIESAFNNIWEVKVARSITRQWTDYIAVVMIVPILWIVANAVGNYAQELVGFDDSWYFELLSRLASMIVIWVMFTFLYIIIPNAKVRFGSALMAGIVAGTIFLLFQWGYVYVQRWMTSYNAIYGSFAALPLFLIWMQTSWEILLFGGELSFAYQNIARFGEERESLLISYDQRRKVLLAVMLIVVRNFRDRGGAMPADEIRTQLDLPTRIVNDVLFQLVQAGQLIAVRSGDGEREMAFTPAHDIASMTVYGVLEAVERSGQTTFDFGQTPELARVDRELEMLKDSARRSQENVRLVDLL from the coding sequence ATGAAACTCAGCGAATTCCTGACATATTTTACCGACACGATCTTCCGGCGCGACGTGAACGAATGGCGCAACCCCGTCGTGCGGTGGCTCGTGCAGCAGTACCGCCTGCTGTTCTACACGGCGCGGGGACTACTCGAACACGGGACCATCGTCCGCTCGGCGGCGCTCACGTTCTACACCCTGATGTCGCTGGTGCCGATCGTCGCCGTGGTCTTCGCCATCGTCAAGGGATTCGGACTGGCCGACGGCCTCACGGAAAACCTCTATGCCCTCTTCCCCCAGAACCCCGAGATCATCGACTACATCGTCGATTTCGCCGAAAACGCCCTTGCCCGCACGCAGGGCGGCGTGGTGGCCGCCGTGGCGCTGGTGATGCTCTTCTGGGCCGTGATCCGGGTCTTCGGGTCGATCGAAAGCGCCTTCAACAACATCTGGGAGGTCAAGGTCGCGCGCAGCATCACCCGCCAGTGGACCGACTACATCGCCGTGGTGATGATCGTGCCGATCCTCTGGATCGTGGCCAATGCCGTAGGCAACTACGCCCAGGAGCTGGTGGGATTCGACGACAGTTGGTACTTCGAACTGCTGTCGCGGCTGGCCTCGATGATCGTCATCTGGGTGATGTTCACCTTCCTCTACATCATCATCCCCAACGCCAAGGTCCGCTTCGGAAGCGCCCTGATGGCCGGTATCGTCGCCGGAACCATCTTCCTGCTCTTCCAGTGGGGCTATGTCTACGTCCAGCGGTGGATGACCTCGTACAACGCCATCTACGGCAGTTTCGCGGCCCTGCCGCTGTTTCTGATATGGATGCAGACCTCGTGGGAGATACTCCTCTTCGGCGGCGAGCTGTCGTTCGCCTACCAGAACATAGCCCGTTTCGGCGAGGAGCGCGAATCGCTCCTGATCAGCTACGACCAGCGCCGCAAGGTGCTGCTGGCCGTGATGCTCATCGTGGTCCGGAATTTCCGCGACCGGGGAGGCGCCATGCCCGCGGACGAAATCCGCACGCAGCTCGACCTGCCCACGCGCATTGTCAACGACGTGCTGTTCCAACTGGTGCAGGCCGGGCAACTGATCGCCGTGCGCAGCGGCGACGGCGAACGCGAAATGGCCTTCACCCCGGCCCACGACATCGCGTCGATGACCGTCTACGGCGTACTGGAAGCGGTCGAGCGGTCGGGACAGACCACCTTCGACTTCGGGCAGACGCCCGAACTCGCCCGCGTGGACCGCGAACTGGAAATGCTGAAAGACTCGGCCCGCCGATCGCAGGAGAACGTGCGGCTGGTGGACCTGCTGTGA
- a CDS encoding Rossmann-like and DUF2520 domain-containing protein, translating to MKRVVIIGSGNLAEALARAVAKSGLELVQIFARNAERARIVAEAAATDWATHPEMLAQDADIYLIAVSDRAVEHVAATLPIPEGAAVAHTAGSVPLAAIPPKFTRRAVFYPMQTFTKGREVDFSVIPIFLETPSTELRPELEAFARQLSGTVIWATSEQRAKVHLAAVFACNFANHMYAVGERIVRGAGLDFDVLKPLIAETAAKACDARSPLDVQTGPAVRNDFATKARHGDLLSFDLRLKNIYSTISQSIWETSKKI from the coding sequence ATGAAACGCGTCGTCATCATCGGCAGCGGGAATCTGGCGGAAGCGCTGGCCCGCGCGGTCGCGAAAAGCGGCCTCGAACTCGTGCAGATCTTCGCCCGGAACGCCGAACGGGCGCGCATCGTCGCGGAAGCGGCCGCGACCGACTGGGCGACGCATCCGGAAATGCTCGCACAGGATGCCGACATCTACCTGATCGCCGTGAGCGACCGGGCCGTGGAGCACGTCGCCGCGACGCTCCCCATCCCCGAGGGCGCAGCCGTCGCCCACACGGCCGGCAGCGTACCCCTCGCGGCCATCCCCCCGAAATTCACCCGCCGGGCGGTTTTCTACCCGATGCAGACCTTCACCAAAGGCCGCGAGGTCGATTTTTCGGTCATCCCGATCTTTCTCGAAACCCCCTCGACCGAGCTGCGTCCCGAACTGGAAGCTTTCGCCCGGCAGCTCTCCGGCACGGTGATCTGGGCCACCTCCGAACAGCGGGCCAAGGTACACCTCGCGGCGGTTTTCGCCTGCAATTTCGCCAACCACATGTATGCCGTGGGCGAACGCATCGTGCGCGGCGCCGGGCTGGATTTCGACGTGCTGAAACCGCTGATCGCCGAGACCGCGGCCAAAGCCTGCGACGCCCGCTCGCCGCTCGACGTGCAGACGGGGCCCGCCGTGCGCAACGACTTCGCCACGAAAGCCCGCCACGGCGACCTGCTGTCGTTCGACCTCCGATTGAAAAACATCTATTCAACTATAAGTCAAAGTATATGGGAAACTTCAAAGAAGATATAG
- a CDS encoding KdsC family phosphatase — MGNFKEDIARCEAFVFDVDGVMTDGGIIPTADGDFIRRYNAKDGYALAYAIKMGYKVCIITGGRGRTLENRLRMLGIRHFYIDCMDKITVLREYLANERLDPQNVIYMGDDIPDLECMREVGIPVCPSDAAAEVIEASRYVSEFRGGEGAVRDIVEQVLRARGDWARDSQGVTPSSLAASR; from the coding sequence ATGGGAAACTTCAAAGAAGATATAGCGCGCTGCGAGGCGTTCGTGTTCGACGTCGACGGCGTGATGACCGACGGGGGCATCATCCCCACGGCCGACGGCGATTTCATCCGCCGCTACAACGCCAAGGACGGTTACGCACTGGCCTATGCGATCAAAATGGGCTATAAGGTCTGCATCATCACGGGAGGCCGCGGGCGGACGCTCGAAAACCGCCTCCGGATGCTCGGCATCCGGCATTTCTACATCGACTGCATGGACAAGATCACGGTGCTCCGCGAATACCTCGCCAACGAAAGGCTCGACCCGCAGAACGTGATCTACATGGGCGACGACATCCCCGATCTGGAGTGCATGCGCGAGGTGGGAATCCCGGTCTGCCCGTCGGACGCCGCGGCGGAGGTGATCGAGGCGTCGCGTTATGTCTCGGAGTTCCGGGGCGGCGAAGGCGCCGTGCGCGACATCGTCGAGCAGGTGCTCCGGGCCCGCGGCGACTGGGCCCGCGACTCGCAGGGAGTCACCCCCTCGTCGCTCGCCGCGTCACGGTAA
- a CDS encoding glycoside hydrolase family 2 TIM barrel-domain containing protein, translated as MKKLFLTLLCACTAAGLRAQSNEWLDPAVNEINRMQMHAAFFAYESAYAARRGDRTASERFLNLDGTWKFAWVRNADQRPTDFFQPGFNDGAWGEMPVPGMWELNGHGDPQYLNIGYPWREQFENNPPEVPTAENHVGSYRREIEIPAAWSDKQIIARFGSVTSNIYLWVNGRFVGYSEDSKLEAEFDITRFVKPGRNLIAFQVFRWSDGTYLEDQDFFRLSGVGRACYLYAREKRHIADVRLDAALSENYTRGQLAVELALPAAAKGCTAEVTLTAPDGRAVASETAKIAGTTARLTLDAGKVQPWSAEIPALYGVQVSLKAPDGTEIEVIPLHAGFREVKIEGGQLLVNGQPVLIKGANRHEMDPDGGYVVSEKRMIEDIRILKENNFNAVRTCHYPDDERWYALCDRYGLYLVAEANIESHGMGYDEKTLAKNPAFARAHLERNQRNVRRNINHPSVIIWSLGNEAGDGPNFDACYDWVKAYDPSRPVHYERAVYNNGGRNTDIVCPMYWNYEQCEKYLRNNPRKPLIQCEYAHAMGNSLGGFREYWELIRKYPHYQGGFIWDFVDQSLRKTGKNGAMIYGYGGDWNPYDASDWNFCDNGLISPDRVPNPHMHEARYWQQPVWTTLGADRRTLTVFNENFFRPLDNCYLRWTVLRDGEPVRSGIVADLRVAPQQNATVVLPYDPAQLPAGGELLLNVEYRLCDAEPLLAPDHRVAYQQFTLRAAEPAPLAVAERMADRHNSIGTLTVRDNDRNYLIVESPAARIDFRRADGLVTRYEADGMRLLDEGAVVEPNFWRAPTDNDFGAKLNEKNRAWADPGLKLLSLDHTLSDGVAVVTARYDFQRVTGRLEIEYRIDNAGEILIRQTLHAAADKGEPDLMRFGMRMRMPAAYDRVDYYGRGPWENYADRKDGALVGRYLQTVDEQFYPYIRPQETGTKSDVRRWRQCDIAGRGVEIVAEAPFSASALHYAQEALDEGLAKKQGHSQEIEPDDAVWLCIDKAQYGLGCINSWGALPIRKYRMPYGNYEFRFRITPVR; from the coding sequence ATGAAAAAACTGTTCCTGACACTGTTGTGCGCATGCACGGCTGCCGGGCTCCGGGCCCAAAGCAACGAATGGCTCGACCCTGCGGTCAACGAAATCAACCGGATGCAGATGCACGCCGCATTCTTCGCCTACGAATCCGCCTACGCCGCCCGGAGGGGCGACCGGACTGCCTCCGAGCGTTTCCTCAACCTCGACGGAACGTGGAAATTCGCGTGGGTCCGCAACGCCGACCAGCGTCCCACGGACTTTTTCCAGCCCGGCTTCAACGACGGGGCATGGGGCGAAATGCCCGTTCCGGGCATGTGGGAGCTGAACGGCCACGGCGACCCGCAATACCTCAATATCGGCTACCCGTGGCGCGAACAATTCGAAAACAATCCGCCCGAGGTGCCCACGGCCGAAAACCACGTCGGCTCCTACCGCCGCGAAATCGAAATCCCGGCCGCATGGTCTGACAAGCAGATCATCGCCCGTTTCGGATCCGTTACCTCGAACATCTACCTGTGGGTCAACGGCCGCTTCGTCGGTTACAGCGAGGACAGCAAGCTGGAGGCCGAATTCGACATCACGCGATTCGTGAAACCGGGCAGGAACCTCATCGCCTTTCAGGTCTTCCGCTGGTCGGACGGCACCTACCTCGAGGATCAGGATTTCTTCCGTCTCTCGGGCGTGGGCCGCGCCTGCTACCTCTATGCCCGCGAAAAGCGTCACATCGCCGACGTGCGGCTCGACGCGGCCCTCTCGGAGAACTACACCCGCGGCCAACTCGCCGTGGAGCTGGCCCTCCCCGCAGCGGCCAAAGGCTGCACGGCAGAGGTGACGCTCACGGCTCCCGACGGCAGGGCCGTGGCTTCCGAAACGGCGAAGATCGCCGGAACGACGGCCCGTCTGACGCTCGATGCCGGGAAAGTACAGCCGTGGAGTGCCGAAATACCTGCGCTTTACGGCGTACAGGTCTCGCTGAAAGCCCCCGACGGCACGGAAATCGAGGTCATCCCCCTGCATGCGGGTTTCCGCGAGGTGAAGATCGAGGGCGGTCAGTTGCTCGTAAACGGGCAGCCGGTGCTTATCAAAGGCGCCAACCGCCACGAAATGGACCCCGACGGCGGCTATGTCGTCTCGGAGAAACGGATGATCGAGGATATCCGCATCCTCAAGGAGAACAATTTCAACGCCGTGCGCACATGTCACTACCCGGACGACGAACGCTGGTATGCGCTCTGCGACCGCTACGGGCTCTACCTCGTAGCCGAAGCCAACATCGAGTCGCACGGCATGGGCTACGACGAAAAGACGCTGGCGAAAAATCCCGCCTTCGCCCGGGCGCATCTGGAACGCAATCAGCGCAACGTGCGGCGCAACATCAACCATCCGTCGGTCATCATCTGGTCGCTGGGCAACGAGGCGGGCGACGGCCCCAATTTCGACGCCTGCTACGACTGGGTGAAGGCTTACGACCCCTCGCGGCCGGTCCATTACGAACGTGCGGTCTACAACAACGGAGGCCGCAACACCGACATCGTCTGTCCGATGTACTGGAACTATGAACAGTGCGAAAAATACCTCCGGAACAATCCCCGAAAGCCGCTGATCCAGTGCGAATACGCCCATGCGATGGGCAATTCGCTGGGCGGATTCCGGGAATACTGGGAGCTGATCCGCAAATATCCGCATTATCAGGGCGGATTCATCTGGGATTTCGTGGACCAATCGCTGCGCAAGACGGGTAAGAACGGCGCGATGATCTACGGCTACGGCGGCGACTGGAACCCCTACGACGCCTCGGACTGGAATTTCTGCGACAACGGGCTGATCTCGCCCGACCGTGTCCCGAATCCCCACATGCACGAGGCCCGCTACTGGCAGCAGCCGGTGTGGACCACGCTCGGCGCGGACCGGCGCACGCTGACGGTTTTCAATGAAAATTTCTTCCGTCCGCTCGACAACTGCTACCTGCGCTGGACGGTGCTCCGCGACGGGGAGCCCGTGCGCAGCGGTATCGTCGCCGACCTGCGCGTCGCCCCGCAGCAGAACGCGACCGTCGTGCTTCCCTACGACCCCGCACAGCTCCCCGCCGGGGGCGAACTGCTGCTCAATGTGGAATACCGCCTCTGCGACGCCGAACCGCTGCTCGCACCCGATCACCGCGTGGCCTACCAGCAGTTCACGCTGCGTGCGGCCGAACCCGCACCGCTCGCCGTCGCCGAACGGATGGCCGACCGTCACAATTCAATCGGCACGCTGACGGTCCGCGACAACGACCGCAACTACCTGATCGTCGAAAGTCCCGCCGCACGCATCGACTTCCGCCGCGCCGACGGCCTCGTGACCCGCTACGAGGCGGATGGCATGCGCCTGCTCGACGAAGGGGCCGTCGTGGAGCCCAACTTCTGGCGGGCACCGACCGACAACGACTTCGGAGCGAAACTCAACGAAAAGAACCGCGCGTGGGCCGATCCGGGGCTGAAACTGCTGTCGCTCGACCACACGCTGTCGGACGGCGTGGCCGTCGTCACGGCACGTTATGACTTCCAACGTGTAACCGGACGGCTGGAGATCGAATACCGCATCGACAACGCCGGGGAGATACTGATCCGCCAGACGCTGCACGCCGCCGCGGACAAGGGCGAACCCGACCTGATGCGCTTCGGCATGCGGATGCGCATGCCCGCTGCCTACGACCGCGTAGACTACTACGGCCGCGGCCCGTGGGAGAATTACGCCGACCGCAAGGACGGCGCCCTCGTAGGCCGCTACCTGCAGACCGTGGACGAGCAGTTCTACCCCTACATCCGTCCGCAGGAGACCGGCACCAAGAGCGACGTGCGCCGCTGGCGGCAGTGCGACATCGCAGGCCGCGGCGTGGAGATCGTCGCCGAAGCTCCCTTCTCGGCATCGGCCCTGCACTATGCGCAGGAGGCGTTGGACGAGGGCCTGGCCAAAAAGCAGGGACACTCGCAGGAGATCGAGCCCGACGATGCCGTCTGGCTCTGCATCGATAAGGCGCAGTACGGACTCGGGTGCATCAACTCGTGGGGAGCCCTGCCGATCCGCAAATACCGCATGCCATACGGCAACTACGAATTCCGCTTCCGGATCACGCCGGTCCGGTAA
- a CDS encoding Lrp/AsnC family transcriptional regulator, protein MVKTSLDAIDRKILKYLIKNARMPFLEIARECGISGAAIHQRIRKLDEAGVILGSRLIVDPKMMGFDVCAHISITLKDPQLLKKTVEELRKVPEIVECHFITGNGNILVKLYCVDNEHLMRTIFDGILRIQGIATTETNISLQEVFQREVNIDFIEE, encoded by the coding sequence ATGGTAAAAACTTCACTGGACGCGATCGACCGCAAGATTCTCAAATACCTCATCAAGAACGCCCGCATGCCGTTCCTCGAAATCGCCCGCGAATGCGGCATCTCGGGAGCCGCCATCCACCAGCGCATCCGCAAGCTGGACGAGGCCGGGGTGATTCTCGGCAGCCGCCTGATCGTCGATCCCAAGATGATGGGTTTCGACGTCTGCGCCCACATCAGCATCACGCTCAAAGACCCGCAGTTGTTGAAGAAGACCGTCGAGGAGCTGCGCAAGGTCCCCGAGATCGTGGAGTGCCACTTCATCACGGGCAACGGCAACATTCTGGTGAAGCTCTACTGCGTGGACAACGAACACCTCATGCGCACGATCTTCGACGGCATCCTGCGCATTCAGGGCATCGCCACCACCGAGACGAACATCTCGCTGCAGGAGGTTTTCCAGCGCGAGGTGAACATCGATTTCATCGAGGAGTAA
- the kbl gene encoding glycine C-acetyltransferase, with amino-acid sequence MYGKIKEHLQHELAEIESAGLYKRERVICSPQRAEIEVAGRKVLNFCANNYLGLSDNRRLIDAAKRAMDERGFGMSSVRFICGCQDIHKELEKAIADYFGTEDTILYAACFDANGGVFEPLLTEQDAIISDSLNHASIIDGVRLCKAVRYRYANADMGELEECLRKAQAQRFRIVCTDGVFSMDGNAAPLDKICALAEKYDALVMVDECHSAGVLGKTGRGITELYDLRGQVDILTGTLGKAFGGAVGGFTTGRKEIIDLLRQRSRPYLFSNSLPPAVVGAGIELFKMLGESDELHDRLVANVEHFRNGMMDAGFDIKPTQSAICAVMLYDAPLSQEFAAKLQDEGVFVTGFYYPVVPKGQARIRVQVSAGHTTEQLDRCIAAFVKVGKALNVIK; translated from the coding sequence ATGTACGGAAAAATCAAAGAGCACCTGCAGCATGAACTCGCCGAAATCGAGTCCGCAGGGCTTTACAAACGGGAACGGGTCATCTGTTCGCCCCAGCGGGCCGAGATCGAGGTTGCAGGTCGGAAGGTTCTGAATTTCTGTGCCAACAATTACCTCGGTCTGTCGGACAACCGGCGGCTCATCGACGCCGCCAAGCGCGCCATGGACGAACGCGGCTTCGGCATGTCGTCCGTGCGCTTCATCTGCGGCTGTCAGGATATCCACAAGGAGCTCGAAAAGGCCATTGCCGACTATTTCGGCACCGAGGACACGATCCTCTACGCCGCCTGTTTCGACGCCAACGGCGGTGTCTTCGAACCGCTCCTGACGGAGCAGGACGCCATCATCTCCGATTCGCTCAACCACGCCTCGATCATCGACGGCGTGCGTCTGTGCAAGGCCGTGCGCTACCGCTACGCCAATGCCGACATGGGCGAACTGGAGGAGTGTCTCCGGAAGGCGCAGGCCCAGCGCTTCCGCATCGTCTGCACCGACGGGGTCTTCTCGATGGACGGCAACGCCGCGCCGCTGGACAAGATCTGCGCACTGGCCGAGAAATACGACGCGCTGGTGATGGTCGACGAGTGCCACTCGGCGGGTGTTCTGGGAAAGACGGGCCGCGGCATCACCGAACTCTACGACCTGCGCGGGCAGGTGGACATCCTGACGGGTACGCTGGGCAAGGCCTTCGGCGGCGCCGTGGGCGGCTTCACGACGGGCCGCAAGGAGATCATCGACCTGCTCCGCCAGCGTTCGCGCCCCTACCTCTTCTCCAACTCGCTGCCCCCTGCCGTGGTCGGCGCCGGGATCGAGCTGTTCAAAATGCTCGGCGAGAGCGACGAACTGCACGACCGGCTGGTCGCCAATGTCGAACATTTCCGCAACGGCATGATGGATGCAGGCTTCGACATCAAGCCCACCCAGTCGGCCATCTGCGCCGTGATGCTCTACGACGCCCCCCTGTCGCAGGAGTTCGCCGCGAAGCTGCAGGACGAAGGGGTCTTCGTCACGGGGTTCTATTATCCCGTGGTGCCGAAGGGACAGGCCCGCATCCGCGTGCAGGTCTCGGCAGGCCATACCACCGAACAGCTCGACCGCTGCATCGCCGCCTTCGTCAAGGTGGGCAAAGCGTTAAACGTCATTAAATAA
- the galE gene encoding UDP-glucose 4-epimerase GalE, protein MKKSCVLVSGGAGYIGSHTTVELINAGYDVVIVDNLSNSDLNAVEGVRRITGVDIPFVEVDCCDRAAFRKVFEQYEFDSVIHFAASKAVGESVAKPLEYYGNNLTSFMNVIGLMREFGRSNIVFSSSCTVYGEPEKQPVTEQTPRKPATSPYGNTKQMCEDILRDSIAAYPGMKGIALRYFNPIGAHPSALIGELPRGVPQNLVPFITQTAAGLRECLSIFGDDYPTPDGSCIRDYIDVVDLAKAHVAAIGRMIDGKEKQPYEIFNIGTGNGVSVLELVHKFEEVNGVKVCHKIAPRRAGDIIAIWADPTLANTELGWKAERTLDETLRAAWAWEKHLRGIK, encoded by the coding sequence ATGAAAAAATCGTGTGTATTGGTCAGCGGCGGTGCCGGCTACATCGGCTCGCACACCACCGTGGAACTCATCAATGCCGGGTATGACGTCGTGATCGTCGACAACCTGTCGAACAGCGACCTGAACGCCGTCGAAGGCGTGCGCCGGATCACGGGCGTCGACATCCCCTTCGTCGAGGTCGACTGCTGCGACCGCGCGGCCTTCCGCAAGGTCTTCGAACAGTACGAATTCGACTCGGTGATCCATTTCGCGGCGTCGAAGGCCGTGGGCGAATCGGTCGCAAAGCCGCTCGAATACTACGGCAACAACCTCACGTCGTTCATGAACGTCATCGGCCTGATGCGTGAATTCGGACGCAGCAACATCGTCTTCTCGTCGTCGTGCACCGTCTACGGCGAGCCCGAGAAGCAGCCCGTGACCGAACAGACGCCCCGCAAGCCGGCCACCTCGCCCTACGGCAACACCAAGCAGATGTGCGAGGACATCCTGCGCGACTCGATCGCCGCCTATCCCGGCATGAAGGGCATCGCCCTGCGCTATTTCAACCCCATCGGGGCCCACCCTTCGGCGCTGATCGGCGAACTGCCGCGCGGCGTGCCGCAGAACCTCGTGCCCTTCATCACGCAGACCGCCGCCGGACTGCGCGAGTGCCTCTCGATCTTCGGCGACGACTATCCGACGCCCGACGGCTCGTGCATCCGCGACTACATCGACGTCGTGGACCTTGCCAAAGCCCATGTGGCAGCCATCGGCCGCATGATCGACGGGAAGGAGAAACAGCCCTACGAAATATTCAACATCGGCACCGGCAACGGCGTTTCGGTGCTGGAACTGGTGCACAAATTCGAGGAGGTCAACGGCGTGAAGGTCTGCCACAAGATCGCACCGCGCCGTGCGGGCGACATCATCGCCATCTGGGCCGACCCCACGCTGGCGAACACCGAACTGGGCTGGAAGGCCGAACGGACGCTCGACGAGACGCTCCGCGCCGCTTGGGCTTGGGAGAAACACCTGCGCGGCATTAAATAA
- a CDS encoding 50S ribosomal protein L25, whose amino-acid sequence MKTISVKAVKRNDFGKKAAKAVRREGMVPCVLCGNGDTETFSVDPREIKPLIYTPNSYIVEFDIEGKKELAVLREAQFHPIREEILHLDFFRVADGKPVSIAIPVRLTGTAEGVKVGGKLALSARKLVVSALVENLPDEIVVDVTELGVGKTIFVGDLNIENLKFVTPATTAVCAVRVTRASRGAADAAAK is encoded by the coding sequence ATGAAAACCATTTCGGTAAAGGCTGTAAAGCGCAACGATTTCGGCAAGAAAGCAGCCAAGGCTGTACGCCGCGAAGGCATGGTACCCTGCGTACTGTGCGGCAACGGTGACACGGAGACCTTCTCGGTCGATCCCCGCGAGATCAAACCCCTGATCTACACCCCCAACTCCTACATCGTAGAGTTCGACATCGAAGGCAAGAAAGAGCTGGCCGTACTGCGCGAGGCCCAGTTCCACCCCATCCGCGAGGAGATTCTCCATCTGGATTTCTTCCGCGTCGCCGACGGCAAGCCCGTGTCGATCGCCATTCCGGTACGCCTGACGGGTACCGCCGAGGGTGTGAAGGTCGGCGGTAAGCTGGCCCTGTCGGCCCGCAAGCTGGTCGTCAGCGCTCTGGTCGAGAACCTGCCCGACGAGATCGTCGTAGACGTGACCGAGCTGGGTGTCGGCAAGACCATCTTCGTCGGCGACCTCAATATCGAGAACCTGAAGTTCGTGACCCCGGCAACGACCGCCGTCTGCGCCGTCCGCGTGACCCGCGCATCGCGTGGCGCCGCCGATGCCGCCGCGAAATAA
- the pth gene encoding aminoacyl-tRNA hydrolase — translation MKYLIVGLGNIGAEYAGTRHNIGFNVLDALAEASNTAFTTARYGDIAEAKYKGRTLVLLKPSTYMNLSGKAVRYWMEAEKIPLENLLVVSDDIALPFGTLRLRPKGSAGGHNGLKNISELLGTEEYARMRFGVGGDFPRGHQVEYVLGEWNDEERAALPDRLKVFVDAIRSFATVGTAMTMNFFNKK, via the coding sequence ATGAAATACCTCATTGTTGGGCTCGGGAACATCGGCGCCGAGTACGCCGGAACCCGTCACAACATCGGTTTCAACGTGTTGGACGCCCTTGCAGAGGCGTCCAACACTGCTTTTACGACGGCCCGTTACGGCGACATCGCCGAAGCGAAATACAAAGGCCGGACGCTGGTGTTGCTGAAACCCTCGACCTACATGAACCTCTCGGGCAAAGCCGTCCGCTACTGGATGGAGGCCGAGAAGATTCCGCTGGAGAACCTGCTGGTCGTCTCGGACGACATCGCGCTGCCGTTCGGCACGCTGCGCCTGCGCCCGAAAGGGAGCGCCGGGGGTCACAACGGCCTGAAGAACATCTCCGAACTGCTCGGCACGGAGGAGTATGCCCGGATGCGCTTCGGCGTGGGCGGCGATTTCCCCCGGGGCCATCAGGTGGAATACGTGCTCGGGGAGTGGAACGACGAGGAGCGGGCGGCCCTGCCCGACCGGCTCAAGGTTTTCGTCGATGCCATCCGGTCGTTCGCAACCGTCGGAACGGCGATGACGATGAACTTTTTCAACAAGAAATAA
- a CDS encoding RNA-binding S4 domain-containing protein: protein MEEIRLDKYLWAVRVFKTRSDAADAVRNNKVTVNGGYAKPSREVKIGDVIAVRKQAVTYSYKVLDLVSSRQPAKNVPAYCLNITPQEELDKLNVPRETIFVFRDRGTGRPTKKERRELDGLMEEIYYDEEE, encoded by the coding sequence ATGGAAGAGATTCGATTGGATAAATACCTTTGGGCGGTGCGGGTGTTCAAGACCCGCAGCGATGCTGCCGACGCTGTCCGTAACAATAAGGTGACGGTCAACGGCGGCTATGCCAAGCCCTCGCGCGAGGTGAAGATCGGCGACGTGATCGCCGTGCGCAAGCAGGCCGTAACCTACTCCTACAAGGTGCTCGACCTGGTGTCGAGCCGCCAGCCGGCCAAGAACGTCCCGGCCTACTGCCTCAACATCACGCCGCAGGAGGAGCTGGACAAGCTCAACGTGCCCCGCGAAACGATCTTCGTCTTCCGCGACCGCGGCACGGGCCGTCCCACCAAGAAGGAACGCCGCGAGCTGGACGGGCTGATGGAGGAGATTTACTATGACGAGGAGGAGTGA